GGCCGCGGGGAGCGCCAGCACGAGCAACGGCGGCGCGACCACGAGCACGGGAACGAGCGCGAGGATCGCCGCGAAGACGACGAGATAGTAGGCGAAGAGCCGCGGCGCGTAGGCGACGACGCACGCGGCTATCGACGCCGGGTCGCGGCGAAGCCGTCGATCGATGCCGCCGAGGTAGCCCGCCGCGACCGCCGCCGCGAGCGCCGCGTACGCGAGGACGACGGCGCCGATCCAGACCGTCGCCGCGGCGCCGACCGCGTCGAGGGGCAACGCGACGGTCTCGAACGGCGTCTCGATCGTGACGTCGAGGCCGCTCGACGCGGTCGTCCCGGACGGGCCGCCGATCGGCGGTCCCGTTCCCGGCCCGATGTCCGGGGGTCCGGACGGTTCCGGCGGGTCGACGAGCGACCAGAGGTGGAACAGCGGGGTCGGGAACGCGAACTCGACGTTGATCGAGAACCCGCGCGCGGACGGGTCGAGGGCCCGCCGGACGCTCTCGAACTCGAACAGCGACAGCGCGACGGGCACCAGCGCGAACGGGACGAGGTCGTCGAAGCGGTCGGTGACCCGCGAGACGTGCCGCGAGAACGTCGGGGACGACCGCTCGCCGGCGCCGTCCGGCGGGTCGGAGTCGGCGGGATCGGGTGCGGGGACCATACGGCCTCGCACAAACGACACCGAGTTGAACGTTTCGCTCCGCGCGGCGGCCCGCCGCGGTCGTCGCCTATTTGGTCCGCGGCCGGCTACCCCTCGTCATGATCGACCTGCGCTCGGACACGGTGACGAAACCCGACGAGGAGATGCGCGAGGCCGCCCGCACCGCCGCGGTCGGCGACGACGTCTACGGCGAGGACCCCACGGTGAACGAACTCGAAACCCGTGCGGCCGAGGCCGTCGGGATGGAGGCCGCGCTGTACGTGCCCAGCGGGACGATGGGCAACCAGATCGCCGCCTGCGTCCACACCGAGCGCGGTCAGGAGGTGCTGGCCGACAGGAAGAGCCACGTCGTGAAGTACGAACTCGGCGGGCTGGCCCAGCACGCCGGGTTGCAGGTGCGGATGCTCGACGCCGACCCGCGGGGGGCGCCGACGCCCGAACAGGTCGCCGCGGGCTACGTCGAGGCGGACCTCCACCGCCCCGGAACGGGCCTGCTCTGTCTCGAAAACACTCACAACGCCCGCGGCGGTCTCGCGATCGACCCCGAGCGGATCGCCGCGGCCGCCGAGGCGGCCCGCGAGCGCGACGTCCCGGTCCACCTCGACGGCGCGCGGGTGTTCAACGCCGCGACGGCGCTTGACGTGCCCGTCACCGAGATCACCGACCACGTCGACTCGGTGATGTTCTGCCTCTCGAAGGGCCTCGGCGCGCCCGTCGGTTCGATGCTCGCCGGCGACGAGGCGTTCGTCGAGCGCGCCCGCCGGACCCGAAAGCTGTTCGGCGGCGGGATGCGACAGGCCGGCATCGTCGCCGGTCCCGGCCTCCGCGCGCTCGAGAACGTCGACGACCTCGCGACCGACCACGAGAACGCCCGGGTCCTCGCCGCGGGCCTCGACGACGTCGACGGTCTCTCGGTCCAGGAGCCGGAGACGAACATCGTCCTCGCGGACGTCTCGGGGACCGGCCTCGACGTCGAGGCCGTCCTCGACCGCCTGCGCGAGCGCGAGGTGCTCGCGACGCAGTTCGGGCCGACGACGGTCCGCTTCTGTACCCACCGCGACGTGAACCGCGCCGACGTCGAGGCGGCGGTCGACCGCGTGGCCGCAACGCTCCCCTGACCCCCTACCGTCCCTCCATCCCCTCGCGGAACTCGAGGATCGTCCGCCGGAGCAGGAGGTACGAGAAGAAGACCAGCGAGAGCAGGATCAGGACGATCGCGATGATGACCGGATCGTCGGGGAGGAATTCCAGCATGGGAGGCGGATACACGGTCGGAGCGCAAAACCGTTTCGACCGCCCTCGCGGCCGACGACGGCGAACGCGACCGTCCGCGATCCCGTCGCCGGGGCGTCGTCTGACGCGTCTGACGTAGCTAAAACCGTTCTTTCACCTTACGGTGACTATTTTTCGTCCCGTGCCGTACGTCGAAATGCGCCGCGGCCCTCGCCCCGACCGCCCCCGGGGTGAGACCGCGGACGCCGCCCCGTCCCCGCGGCCCGCCGATCGGGTCGTCGTCAGCCCCCTCTGACCGCCCTCCGTCCGATCGACGACCGGATCCCCCTCTCCGCGTTCGGGTCTCCACCCGAACCGTCCCCCCTGACCGCTTCGTTACAGGTCGAACGACTCGACGACCGTCCCGTCCGGTTCGAGCACTCGCCCGCGTACGACGTCGCTCCCGTCCTCGCTCTCGCGTTCGAGCACGGCAAAGCCCGGTCGGTTGCCCCGCGGCCGGGCGTGGCTCCCGGGGTTGCACAGCACGACGTCGCCGGCGTCGACGACCGTCGGCCGGTGGGTGTGTCCCGAGACGACGAGGTCCGCCTCCCGCGCGCGGCCGAACAACGCGAGCGCCGTCTCGCCGCCGTCGCGGCGGTGAGTGACCGCCAGCCGGACCCCCTCGGCCTCGACGACCCGCTCGGCCGGGAGGCGGTCGCGGACCGCCATCGCGTCGGCGTTGCCGTGGACCGCGTACAGCCGGCCGGCGACGTCCCGGAACGCGTCGAGCGCCGCGACGCTCGTGAAGTCGCCGGCGTGGACGACGGCGTCGGCCTCGCGTGCGGCGGCGAGCGCCTCACCTTCGAGTTCGTGGCCGGTGCCGCTGTGGGTGTCCGAGAAGATGGCGAGCATGGTGGCGGCTACGACCGCGGCCGGAAGGGGTCTTTCGGATCTAACCGCGTCGCGGCCGGCCCATGCTTTTATCGACCCCGTCCGTACCGGCCGACGATGGCCAGTAGCAAGTCCGTCGTGATCGCCGCGCTGTTCGCGAACGGCGCGATCGCCGTGTTGAAGTTCGTGGGATATCTGCTCACCCTCAGCCCGGCGATGCTCTCCGAGACGTACCACTCGATCTCGGACACGGGCAACCAGATCTTCCTGCTGATCGGGATCCGGTACGGCGCTCAGGAGGCGGACCGGACCCACCCGTTCGGCTACGGCAAGGCACAGTTCTTCTACAGTTTCCTCGTCAGCGTGATGCTGTTCGGCATCGCCGGCTGGGAGAGCGCGAAACACGGCTACGACGCGCTCGTCCACGGCGCCGGACACGTCGCGAGCGGATCGACGCCGGTGCTCCCGATCGTCGGCGTCGTCGACGCCGTCTACGTCAACTACGCCGTGCTCGTCGGCGCGATCCTCTTCGAGACGTACGCGTTCAAGAAGGCCTACGAGGGGATCACGCGTCAGATGGACGAACACGGCTGGGAGACGTTCCGCGAGGCGTTCGCGAAGACCAGCGACGTGACGACGCTGACCGCGCTCACCGAGGACACGATCGCGCTCGCTGGTGCGGGGATCGCGCTGTTCGGCGTCTACCTCTCCCGGGTGACGGGTAACGGCGTCTACGACGCCACCTCCGCCCTGCTCATCGGCGTCATGCTGATGGGGTTCGCCGTCGCGCTCGCCTGGGAGAACAAGCGCCTGCTGCTCGGTGAGAGCCTCCCCGCGGCCGACGAGCGAGCGCTTCGCCGGATCGTCGCCGGCGCCGACGGCGTCCGCGAGGTCGTCGACTTCCGGACCGTCTACTTCGGCCCCGAGGAGTTGCTCGTGACCACGGACGTCGCGTTCGACCCCGCGCTCGACGCAGCGGAGATCGACCGCCGGGTCACGGCGATCGAGCGCGAACTGGCCACGCGCGACGAACAGGTGCGGCGCGTCTACGTCGAGCCCGAAACCTGATCGGCCGGCGCCCCGCGGCGCTCACTCGGGCCCGTCGCCTCCCGCGTCGTGGACCGCGGCCACGGTCTCGCCCGGCGGTCGGTCCGCGAGCACCGCCGAGACGGTCGCCCCGTCGAGGTCGACTTCGGAGTCGAGGACCTCGCGGTCGTCGCCGGCGACGACCGCCACCGCGACGTCGGTCGGACTCGCGCCCGGCGGAAGCTTCGAGGGGTCGTACGCGAGTTCGATCCGGAGCGCCTCGACCCCCGCGAGGCCGTCGAGGCCGACGAGGTCGACCGGCGGCGACAGCGCGCCGGGCGGCGGGTCGGCGTCGCTCGCCTCGACGGCGAACGCCTCGGGGACGACGCCGGCGACGACCGAGACGCGGGCGTCGACCGCGTCGGCCTCGCGTTCGAGTTCGACCTCCGCGACGTCGTCGGGGTCGTAGCCGGGAATCGTCATGCGGGCACGTAGGGCGACGGTCGCCGTAGTTCTGGCGCGTGCCAACGCCAGCCGTGGGCCGGCGCCGGCGGCGCGGGACCCCCGCCCCCGGCCGAGACGAACGCTTTTATCGGATGCGGGACCAATCACGTACCGTGTCCGAAGCCGCCGGGTACATGCGCTTTTTCCCGTACGACCAGCCGTACGAGAACCAGCGCGAGGCGATGGACCGCATCCACAACGCGCTCTCGCGCGGTCAGGACGTCCTCTTCGAGGGCGCCTGCGGGACCGGCAAGACCCTCTCGGCGCTCGTCCCCGCGCTCGAGGTGGCCCGCGAGCAGGACAAGACGGTCGTCATCACGACGAACGTCCACCAGCAGATGCGCCAGTTCGTCGCCGAGGCCCGCGCGATCACCCGGCGGGAACCGATCCGCGCGGTCGTCTTCAAGGGGAAGTCGTCGATGTGTCACGTCGACGTCGGCTACGAGGAGTGTCAGGCGCTGCGGGACAACACCCGCGCGCTCGTCGACGCCGAGCGCGACCGCCGGCAACTGGAGCGGCGCCAGCGCGAACTGCTCGCGGAGAGTCGGGACGGCGACGGTTCGGCCGCCGACGCCCGCAGCGCGGTGATGGACGAACTCGACGACCTCGAGGAGCGAATCGAGGAGTTAGAGGAGGCCAACGTCTGTACACACTACCGGAACAACCTCACCGGGGACACCGACGACTTCTTCGGCTGGCTGTTCGACGACGTCCGCACCCCCGAGGAGATCTACGAGCACGCCGACGAGCGGGAGTTCTGCGGCTACGAACTGCTCAAGGAGGGGATCGAGGGCGTCGACCTCGTCGTCTGTAACTACCACCACCTGCTCGATTCGACGATCCGCGAGCAGTTCTTCCGGTGGCTCGGCCGCGACCCCGAGGACGTCATCGCGGTGTTCGACGAGGCCCACAACGTCGAGGACGCCGCCCGCGAGCACGCCACCCGCACCTGCTCGGAGCGAACCTTCGAGTCGGCGCTGGACGAACTCGCCGAGAGCGACGACCCGCGCGCCGAGGACGCCGCGAACGTGCTCTCGGCGTTTCACCGCGCGCTCGTCGAGACCTACGAGGAGTCCTTCGGCTTCGGCGAGCGCGAGCGGGTCGACGAGAACTGGACGGACGTCCCCATCGCCAACGAGGACCGCCGGGACGACCTCACCCTCGAGTTCCTGCAGCGGTACTCGGGCCACGGGATCGAGGACGACCTCGAAGCCGCGACGGAACTCGGCCGGAAACTCGACGAACGGTACGAGGAGGCCTACCGCGAGGGCGAGACCGCGACGCGCACGGAGTGTCAGACCCTGCAGGCCGCGACGTTCGTGGGCGCGTGGCTGGACGACGGGGCCAAGGAGGGGCTGTACCCCGTCGTCTCGGTCACCAGAGACGCCGGCACCGACGAGGTCTACGGCCGGGCCGAGCTCTACACCTGCCTCCCGCGACGGGTCACCGGACGGCTCTTCGAGGAGGTCTACGCCGCGGTGCTGATGAGCGCGACCCTCCAGCCGTTCGAGGTCACCGAGGACGTCCTCGGCCTCGAGAAGCCGGTGACGATGGCCTACGGCCTGGGGTTCCCCGAGGAGCGCCGGCGCACCTACGCGGTCGAGACGCCGCCGCTGTTCGCCTCGGCGCGCGACGACCCCGAGGTCCAGAACGTCGTCGCCGAGACCATCCGCGACGCGGTCCGGATGACCCCCGGTAACACGCTCGCCTTCTTCCCGAACTACGGCGAGGCGAGCCGGTACGCCGACCGCCTCGACGGTTGCGGGTCGACGGTCTACCTCGACGAACCCGGCACGCCGGTCGAGGACCTGCGCCGGGAGTTCGTCGCCGACGACGACGGCGTCCTGCTGACGTCGCTGTGGGGCACCCTCGCGGAGGGGGTGAGCTTCGACGCCGACGACGCCCACACGGTGCTCGTCGTCGGCGTCCCCTACCCGCACCTGGACGACCGCGCGGAGGCGGTCCAGGAGGCCTACGACGCCGCGTTCGACGGCACCGACACGGGCTGGCGCTACGCCGTCGAGATCCCGACGGTCCGCAAGACGAGGCAGGCGCTCGGGCGGGTGATCCGCTCGCCCGAGGACGTCGGCGTGCGCGCGCTGCTCGACCGCCGCTACTCGCGGGCCGCGAAGGCCGACCTCGGGAAGTACAGCGTCAACGGCACCTTCCCCCACGAGGAGCGCGAGGAACTGATCGACGTCGACCCCGAGAAGCTCAAGTTCGCGATGCTCAACTTCTACGCGGACCACGACGCCTACGACGGCGAGCCACCGGCGCCGTAGCCGGCGAGCGACGGGGTCAGGCCGGCAGCGGCACCCGACTCACCGGTAGCCGGTACGAGCCGTCGAAGAACTCGAGTTCGCTCACCGTCCACTGGACGGGTTCGATCTCCCGGTCGGCCAGCCGGCGGGCGGTCTCGAGGTCGCCGCCGCGGGCGAGGGTGACGTGGGGGACGTAGTCCGGCCCTTCGAGGCCCTCGACGGGGTCGAAGGAGTTCGCGAGGGCGGCGTGGATCGACTCGAGGCCGGGGCTCTCGACGGCGAGGTAGACGACGGGCGCGCTCCCCAGCGGCGGGTCGGCGAAGTAGTCGATGCCCGTGACCCGCGCCTCGACGGCGGGGGTGCGTTCGAGGGCGCGGTGGGTCCGCTGTTGTAACTGGGAGACGTGGTCGGCCTCGCCGAGGCGTTTGAGCAGCAGCGAGTGCTCCTCGCGGACGGTGTCGAAGCCGAGCAGGGTCGGGTGGAGTTCGTCGGCGAGTCGGCGGACGCGGCCGGGGACCGGGACGTTGACGCTGTACACTCGCCCCGACGTACGGCGGCGGGGGAAATGAGTGTGGTGATTAGAGTCGGTCGAGCAGCCAGAGGACGATCAGGACGGCGATCGCGAGCTGGACGAGGACCGAGAACGGCCCGAGCAGCCCCGCGACGGCGCCGACGACCGTCTCGACGATTTCGAGGACGAGCAACACGGCGACCAGCGCGAGGACGAGTTTCAGCAGAGCCTCGACGTCGAGGGTTCCGCGACTGTCACGCATATCGTCAGCTTCGCGCGAGCGATCAAAGCTCTTCCGTCGTCGGGGGGTCGGAAAGACCTATTTAGGCGGCCCTATCATTTCCCCGTAATGGTTACGTGGGGGCACCGGGCGCTGTGGTGTGCGCTTCTGGTGCTCGGGTGTCTGGTGGCCGGGGTGCCGTCGGCCGCCGCGGGCACGGGGTCGGGTCCGGGTTCGGGCCCGGTCGCGCCGCAGGCGGAGGAGCCGTCGCTGAACGGCTACGACGGCCTCAGGGTACACGTCAGCGTCCACGACAACGGCTCGGCGACGTGGACCCTCGAGTACCAGTACCACCTCGACGGCGACGAGAACGCGAGCGACGAGTGGGATGACCTCCGCCGGGACGTCGAGGACCGTCCCGGCGCCTACGTCGGCCTGATCGAGGAGCGCTGGTCGGCGACGGCGGCCGACGCGGCGGCCGAGACCGACCGGAACATGTCGACCTCGAACTTCCGGGTCGGGACCGACCGGAGCCAGACGCCCGAGGAGTTCGGCTACGTCCGGTTTACCTTCGAGTGGGACTCGTTCGCCCACGTCGCGGTCAACCGGATCGAGATCGGCGACGCGCTCTCCGAGTTCGAACTGGGCGAGCGCACGCAGTTGATCGTCTCCTGGCCGGAGGCGTACACCCTCGAAGAGGTGCGGCCGTCGCCCGACGACCAGCGCAACGCGACGGTCGTCTGGAACGGCGACGAGACGGAGTTCCTCGAGAACGACGAACCGTACCTCGAACTGCTGAAGGGCGACCCCGAGACGACCGACGACGACGCCCGCGAGGACGTCCCCCTCTCGTGGATGGCGGGCGGCGTCGCCGCTCTGGCGGTCGTCGGCGCCGTCGGCTGGTGGATCGTTCGCGAACGCGGCTACGGCGGGCCGGAGCCGACCCCGGAGTCGGACGCCGAGGCGGCGACCGACGGCGCCGCCGAACCGGACGGCCCGCCGCCGGAACTGCTGAGCAACGAGGAGCGCGTGCTCCGCCTGCTCGAGGAGCGCGGCGGCCGGATGAAACAACAGGAGGTCGTCTCCGAACTCGGCTGGACGGAGGCGAAGACGAGTCAGGTGGTAAGCGGCCTCCGCGAGGAGGGCGCGGTCGAGGTCTTCCGGATCGGCCGGGAGAACGTCCTGACGCTGCCGGACGACGAGTGACGCAAGCTTTGCCCCGCCGACAGCTTTTAATAGCTCCCTCGCGGTAGAGGAGGACAGATGAGACGGATCGCGTCTACCGGCGTCGCTTTCCTCGGTAGCGACGCGACCGTCGCCCCGCGACGACCGCGACCGGGCCTTTGAGCCCGTACTATACTCTCCCCCCGTCCCGGTGTCTTCCCAACTTCGGAGAACTCCCTCGTTTTTCCGGTTAGCGTGCACTCTACCGTTAAATTCCTAAAACTAAACCGTTGAATTTAATACTCTCCTCCCGGTTCACTCGGGTACGACATGACCCGCGTTGCACTCGCGTTCTCGGGCGGACTGGACACCACCGTCTGCGTCCCGCTGCTCGAGGAGGAGTACGGATACGACGACGTGATCGGCGTGACCGTCGACGTCGGCCAGCCGGCGTCGGAGTTCGCCGAAGCCGAAGCGACCGCCGAGGCCCTCGGCCTCGAACACTACGTCGTCGACGCGCGAGCCGAATTTGCCGCCCTCTGTCTCGACGCGGTTCGCGCGAACGCGACCTATCAGGGGTACCCCCTCGGGACGGCGCTCGCCCGCCCCGTGATCGCCGAGGCGATCCTCGAGGTCGCCGAGGAGCACGGCTGTACGGGCGTCGCCCACGGCTGCACCGGGAAGGGCAACGACCAGCTCCGGTTCGAGGCCGTCTGGCGCGACTCGGACCTCGACGTGATCGCGCCCGTGCGCGAACTCGGGCTCACCCGCGAGTGGGAACAGGAGTACGCCGCCGAGCGGGGGCTGCCCGTCGAGGCCGGCAACGAGGGCGACTGGTCGATCGACAGCAACCTCTGGAGCCGCTCGGTCGAGGGCGACGACCTCGAAGACCCGAGTTTCGTCCCGTCCGAGGCGATCTACGAGTGGACCGACGAGCCGACCGGCGAGACCGAGTTCGTCGAGATCACCTTCGAGGAGGGCTACCCCGTCGCCGTCGACGGCGAGGCGTACGACCCCGTCGACCTGATCGAACACCTCAACGAGGTCGCCGGCGCCTACGGCGTCGGCCGCACGGACGTGATGGAAGACCGCATGCTCGGGCTCAAGGTCCGCGAGAACTACGAGCACCCCGCGGCGACGACGTTGCTCGACGCCCACGAGGCCCTCGAAGGGCTCGTGCTCACCCAGGAGGAGCGCCAATTTAAACAGCAGATCGACTCCCAGTGGGCCCAGAAGGCCTACGAGGGCCTGATCGACGCACCCCTCGTCGGCGCGCTGGAGGGGTTCATCGCGGAGACCCAGCAGCGCGTGACCGGGACGGTGACGATCAAGTTCGAGGGCGGCAAGGCGCGCCCGGTCGCCCGCGAGAGCGAGTACGCCGCCTACTCGGCCTCCCACGCCTCCTTCGACACCGAGAGCGTCGGGAAGATCGAGCAGGCGGACGCGACCGGCGTCGCGAAGTACCACGGCTTCCAGCGCCGCCTCGCCAACGAGTCGATCGCGGCCGCCGGGACCGGGGAGGCGGTCGAACTGGCGACCGACGGCGGCCCCGACGGAACGCAGGACGGGGAGTGACGATGACCGACGAGGG
The Salinilacihabitans rarus DNA segment above includes these coding regions:
- a CDS encoding threonine aldolase family protein, giving the protein MIDLRSDTVTKPDEEMREAARTAAVGDDVYGEDPTVNELETRAAEAVGMEAALYVPSGTMGNQIAACVHTERGQEVLADRKSHVVKYELGGLAQHAGLQVRMLDADPRGAPTPEQVAAGYVEADLHRPGTGLLCLENTHNARGGLAIDPERIAAAAEAARERDVPVHLDGARVFNAATALDVPVTEITDHVDSVMFCLSKGLGAPVGSMLAGDEAFVERARRTRKLFGGGMRQAGIVAGPGLRALENVDDLATDHENARVLAAGLDDVDGLSVQEPETNIVLADVSGTGLDVEAVLDRLREREVLATQFGPTTVRFCTHRDVNRADVEAAVDRVAATLP
- a CDS encoding metallophosphoesterase codes for the protein MLAIFSDTHSGTGHELEGEALAAAREADAVVHAGDFTSVAALDAFRDVAGRLYAVHGNADAMAVRDRLPAERVVEAEGVRLAVTHRRDGGETALALFGRAREADLVVSGHTHRPTVVDAGDVVLCNPGSHARPRGNRPGFAVLERESEDGSDVVRGRVLEPDGTVVESFDL
- a CDS encoding cation diffusion facilitator family transporter translates to MASSKSVVIAALFANGAIAVLKFVGYLLTLSPAMLSETYHSISDTGNQIFLLIGIRYGAQEADRTHPFGYGKAQFFYSFLVSVMLFGIAGWESAKHGYDALVHGAGHVASGSTPVLPIVGVVDAVYVNYAVLVGAILFETYAFKKAYEGITRQMDEHGWETFREAFAKTSDVTTLTALTEDTIALAGAGIALFGVYLSRVTGNGVYDATSALLIGVMLMGFAVALAWENKRLLLGESLPAADERALRRIVAGADGVREVVDFRTVYFGPEELLVTTDVAFDPALDAAEIDRRVTAIERELATRDEQVRRVYVEPET
- a CDS encoding ATP-dependent DNA helicase, whose protein sequence is MSEAAGYMRFFPYDQPYENQREAMDRIHNALSRGQDVLFEGACGTGKTLSALVPALEVAREQDKTVVITTNVHQQMRQFVAEARAITRREPIRAVVFKGKSSMCHVDVGYEECQALRDNTRALVDAERDRRQLERRQRELLAESRDGDGSAADARSAVMDELDDLEERIEELEEANVCTHYRNNLTGDTDDFFGWLFDDVRTPEEIYEHADEREFCGYELLKEGIEGVDLVVCNYHHLLDSTIREQFFRWLGRDPEDVIAVFDEAHNVEDAAREHATRTCSERTFESALDELAESDDPRAEDAANVLSAFHRALVETYEESFGFGERERVDENWTDVPIANEDRRDDLTLEFLQRYSGHGIEDDLEAATELGRKLDERYEEAYREGETATRTECQTLQAATFVGAWLDDGAKEGLYPVVSVTRDAGTDEVYGRAELYTCLPRRVTGRLFEEVYAAVLMSATLQPFEVTEDVLGLEKPVTMAYGLGFPEERRRTYAVETPPLFASARDDPEVQNVVAETIRDAVRMTPGNTLAFFPNYGEASRYADRLDGCGSTVYLDEPGTPVEDLRREFVADDDGVLLTSLWGTLAEGVSFDADDAHTVLVVGVPYPHLDDRAEAVQEAYDAAFDGTDTGWRYAVEIPTVRKTRQALGRVIRSPEDVGVRALLDRRYSRAAKADLGKYSVNGTFPHEEREELIDVDPEKLKFAMLNFYADHDAYDGEPPAP
- a CDS encoding 2'-5' RNA ligase family protein, coding for MYSVNVPVPGRVRRLADELHPTLLGFDTVREEHSLLLKRLGEADHVSQLQQRTHRALERTPAVEARVTGIDYFADPPLGSAPVVYLAVESPGLESIHAALANSFDPVEGLEGPDYVPHVTLARGGDLETARRLADREIEPVQWTVSELEFFDGSYRLPVSRVPLPA
- a CDS encoding DUF7554 family protein; translation: MRDSRGTLDVEALLKLVLALVAVLLVLEIVETVVGAVAGLLGPFSVLVQLAIAVLIVLWLLDRL
- a CDS encoding helix-turn-helix transcriptional regulator, encoding MVTWGHRALWCALLVLGCLVAGVPSAAAGTGSGPGSGPVAPQAEEPSLNGYDGLRVHVSVHDNGSATWTLEYQYHLDGDENASDEWDDLRRDVEDRPGAYVGLIEERWSATAADAAAETDRNMSTSNFRVGTDRSQTPEEFGYVRFTFEWDSFAHVAVNRIEIGDALSEFELGERTQLIVSWPEAYTLEEVRPSPDDQRNATVVWNGDETEFLENDEPYLELLKGDPETTDDDAREDVPLSWMAGGVAALAVVGAVGWWIVRERGYGGPEPTPESDAEAATDGAAEPDGPPPELLSNEERVLRLLEERGGRMKQQEVVSELGWTEAKTSQVVSGLREEGAVEVFRIGRENVLTLPDDE
- a CDS encoding argininosuccinate synthase, which gives rise to MTRVALAFSGGLDTTVCVPLLEEEYGYDDVIGVTVDVGQPASEFAEAEATAEALGLEHYVVDARAEFAALCLDAVRANATYQGYPLGTALARPVIAEAILEVAEEHGCTGVAHGCTGKGNDQLRFEAVWRDSDLDVIAPVRELGLTREWEQEYAAERGLPVEAGNEGDWSIDSNLWSRSVEGDDLEDPSFVPSEAIYEWTDEPTGETEFVEITFEEGYPVAVDGEAYDPVDLIEHLNEVAGAYGVGRTDVMEDRMLGLKVRENYEHPAATTLLDAHEALEGLVLTQEERQFKQQIDSQWAQKAYEGLIDAPLVGALEGFIAETQQRVTGTVTIKFEGGKARPVARESEYAAYSASHASFDTESVGKIEQADATGVAKYHGFQRRLANESIAAAGTGEAVELATDGGPDGTQDGE